The genomic segment TAGCACCAAAAGAAAAACTAGGAATATCAATGGCAATTTGTGTGCCAGCAATTTTACTTGGCCCTGCATTTGGTCCAACAGTATCAGGAATTGTATTACAATATTTTAGTTGGCATGCGTTATTTATAATGTTAATACCAATTGTATCTATAATTATTATTCTAGGTTCACTATTCGTAGTAAATGTAGGAGAATTAACTAAGCCTAAGATGGATTATTTATCCATTGTTTTATCGACAATTGGAGTAGGTACAATAATATATGCTATAAGCAGTATAAGTGAAGGGAATATTAAGATAACTTTAATAAACTTTATAATTGGGATTATTTGTTTGATAATATTTATAAAACGACAAAATACTTTAAAAGAACCAATGCTAAATTTATCTCCGTTTAAATATCCAAAGTTTGTAATGGGAACAATTTTAGTAATGATAGCAATGATGTCGACTTTTACTATGAGTATAATGTTACCAATGTATATGGAAGGATCGCTTGGAAAAACAAGTTCTGTAGCAGGGTTAGCATTATTACCAGCTGTAATTTGTGCTGGCTTAGCAGCACCTATAGGAGGGAAAATTTACGATAAATTTGGTGTGAAGTTTTTAATACCATTAGGAACAGGAATAGTAACTATATTTGTATTTCTAATATCTTTATTTAATTGCGATACATCTTTAGTGCATTTAATAATAATCTATATATGCATGAGCATAGGAGTTGGACTATTTATGTCTCCTTCTCAAACTCATGGGTTGAATCAATTGCCAAAAGAATATTATCCTCATGGAGTAGCAATAGTAAATACGCTCCAACAAGTTTCTGCTGCTATAGGGTCATCACTTTTTATTGGAATAATGTCAGCAGCTCAAATTAATGCATTAGAAGTTTACCATGCAACTAATGAAGTTGCAATAGCAACAGGATTTTCAACTGCAACATTGGTAGTTTGTGGATTTGCATTTGTTGCATTAATTTTATCTTTTTTCTTTGGGAGAAATATATCAGAAGTAGAAGCTAAAGAACAAGTAGGATGCACAACAAGATAAGCCTAAAAAAATAACTGCTAGCCGGTTTAATACTACATCAATACCGTAATATAATAGTTGTTTATCCGTGCATATAGTGGGCAAATAAGGAATCAAATATATGGTTATAGTATGTCATTTAAGTCACTTAAATGAAAGAAAGCGATATATGAATCAAAAAATGTATTATCATTTGCTATTGACACGAAGAAATATATCGTAAATAAAATATAATTTCTCATTATTAATATAATTTAGTATTAAGGGAGTGTCGCAAAATGATTAAAATTCAATCATTTTGCGACACTCCCTTTTTTATGTATCTGATAGTTGAATCTTCTAATTATACATTATAGTGAAAATGTTTCAGTTTCACCGTTGAAAGAATAAATAGAAGCTGTTCCTTTAGTGAAGTATAAAACAGCAAAAATCCCGTCATCAAGACTATACATGCGTTTTAAAGATGGATATGCTTCTAGTGCAAATTCTTTTACTTCGCGTCTATCATCATTTGCAACTTCTCCAGCAACACGAATCCATTGACCTTTTTTGTTCATAGTAGAGATTTCAACCTTTGGGTTTTGTAACATTTGCTTAAAACAATCTTTTTTGTTGTTAGTAACAATATATAATTTTTCTTCATATTCAAAAACAGCGCCAAATGGTCTTACTCTTGGTTGATCACCCTCAGTAGTAGCTAAGTAAAAAGTACCACTCTCTTTTAAAAATTCCAATGCTTTTTTCATAATGATTACTCCTCCTATATCTGTATGTTAAAATTCATTATGCAATAATGATAACATGTATAGTATAAATAACAAGTACGATTTTTATAGAGTGTAAGTATCAATTAGGATACTATGGAGAGATATGATGGAAGATACTAATGATTTTTTTGGGAAATGTCCATATTTTACAGTTCAAAAAGTGTTTTCAGAGAAATGGTCAAAATTAATCATGCATCATTTGAATGATGAAACATTGCGTTATGGAGAATTACAAAGAAGAATTGGGGAGATAAGTATATTGAGTATCTTAAAAGTAAATAGAACATAGTAAAGTTATAGCAATGTAGTGAGTGAATATGAAATAAATGTAAAAAAGGCAAGTACACTTTACTAAGATAAGTCGTTGTCCAGTAAATGCCCAAGCTAAAATATTAAAGGTCATAAATTTTTATGATCTTTTTGTTTTTATAAAGATTTTAAAAGGGGAAGACTTTGATACCTATCTTAGAATTAATGGCATTTTGTGGAGAAGAGCATCATCCTGAAAATAGTTGAAATTATATAGAACACAATTATATTATTTATTTCGATGAGTTATACGCATAAGTCAAAGTTACAGTTATGTTATCTATATGATAAATATATAAAAATAAAGGCTAATATACTAGCCTGTTATATAAAAATTCAGAACAAACTTCAGGTACAATCATTTATTTTGTATGGAAGTATTTTTCAGATTATAGATATAATAGTTACTTTTAGGTGCCTATGCCACTTTGAAGTGCTTACTTTACAGATTGTTTATATAACCGTATTATAAAAACATAGATAGATAATATCCAATTAATTACATCGAGGAGGCTTTCTCTATGAAAGAACTTACTATTAAAAATTTAAATGCCATTGAAGCAATTCAAAGAAAACAAAATGATAATGAATTCTACATTAAACCGGTAGTCGCTGGGGCTGATGCTAGCCAATGTACAGTATCATTTATTGAAGTACCACCTGGAAACCAAGCATTCGGTTACCATTATCACGAAAAAAATGAAGAGGTATTCTATATAATTAGTGGTGTTGGCTCAGTTAGAACACCTGACGGGATAAAATCAGTTAAGGCGGGCGATATTATAACTTTCCCAACAGGTAAAGAAGGTGCACATG from the Clostridium beijerinckii genome contains:
- a CDS encoding MDR family MFS transporter codes for the protein MNKKNKVENNQGTNFISIIAILVASAFVATFNETILNVALSAIMKDMNVSAGTVQWLITAYMTVAAVMVPITAFLIQSFKTRKLFLSAIGLLLIGTICAALSNSFAMLLISRMIQSAGTGMIIPIMMNTILLVAPKEKLGISMAICVPAILLGPAFGPTVSGIVLQYFSWHALFIMLIPIVSIIIILGSLFVVNVGELTKPKMDYLSIVLSTIGVGTIIYAISSISEGNIKITLINFIIGIICLIIFIKRQNTLKEPMLNLSPFKYPKFVMGTILVMIAMMSTFTMSIMLPMYMEGSLGKTSSVAGLALLPAVICAGLAAPIGGKIYDKFGVKFLIPLGTGIVTIFVFLISLFNCDTSLVHLIIIYICMSIGVGLFMSPSQTHGLNQLPKEYYPHGVAIVNTLQQVSAAIGSSLFIGIMSAAQINALEVYHATNEVAIATGFSTATLVVCGFAFVALILSFFFGRNISEVEAKEQVGCTTR
- a CDS encoding pyridoxamine 5'-phosphate oxidase family protein, with the translated sequence MKKALEFLKESGTFYLATTEGDQPRVRPFGAVFEYEEKLYIVTNNKKDCFKQMLQNPKVEISTMNKKGQWIRVAGEVANDDRREVKEFALEAYPSLKRMYSLDDGIFAVLYFTKGTASIYSFNGETETFSL
- a CDS encoding winged helix-turn-helix transcriptional regulator, with protein sequence MEDTNDFFGKCPYFTVQKVFSEKWSKLIMHHLNDETLRYGELQRRIGEISILSILKVNRT
- a CDS encoding cupin domain-containing protein, with the protein product MKELTIKNLNAIEAIQRKQNDNEFYIKPVVAGADASQCTVSFIEVPPGNQAFGYHYHEKNEEVFYIISGVGSVRTPDGIKSVKAGDIITFPTGKEGAHVISNASDTENLVYVDFDTHNVPEVVSLPDSNQVMVFGSHIQGTFNMEK